The following coding sequences lie in one Arachis ipaensis cultivar K30076 chromosome B05, Araip1.1, whole genome shotgun sequence genomic window:
- the LOC107642802 gene encoding reticulon-like protein B13: MSAQPEPVMPSEPEPEAESQVLTTTPSHSSPDHVNGNNVVKDVVLWRRKKLNATLLILATATWVSMQLYQFKFITLISWLAIFLLASIFLYANLTKLFGKEPPRLTRFELTEETVMGMAHTIRVWIEEAIRLLFWVGAEKEWHVFVGVEVGLLLLSYVGTFMDLLTFLYIGTIVSMTVPVAYVKYEDKVQRLVNWLRERCNKSYQVIDERAIQKIKTKVMNGKDNKEKKTQ, encoded by the exons ATGTCTGCACAACCAGAACCAGTTATGCCTTCAGAACCAGAACCTGAAGCGGAATCTCAAGTTTTGACAACAACTCCCTCCCATTCCTCGCCAG ACCACGTTAATGGCAACAACGTTGTGAAGGACGTGGTCTTATGGAGAAGAAAGAAACTGAATGCAACCCTTCTCATATTGGCAACCGCAACATGGGTCTCTATGCAACTATATCAATTTAAATTCATCACTCTCATATCGTGGCTTGCCatattccttcttgcttccatATTCCTCTATGCCAATCTCACTAAGCTTTTCGGCAA GGAACCACCGCGCTTGACGAGATTTGAACTGACAGAAGAAACGGTTATGGGAATGGCCCACACTATTCGAGTTTGGATTGAAGAAGCAATAAGGTTGTTGTTCTGGGTGGGGGCCGAGAAAGAGTGGCATGTCTTTGTGGGAGTCGAGGTTGGACTGTTGTTGCTCTCTTATGTTGGAACCTTCATGGACCTCCTAACTTTCCTTTATATAG GTACAATAGTGAGCATGACAGTTCCAGTAGCATACGTGAAGTACGAGGATAAAGTCCAGAGATTAGTGAATTGGTTGAGAGAGAGATGCAACAAGTCTTATCAAGTTATCGATGAGAGGGCTATTCAGAAGATCAAAACCAAAGTAATGAACGGCAAGGATAATAAGGAGAAGAAAACACAGTAA